A single Sutterella megalosphaeroides DNA region contains:
- a CDS encoding fimbrial protein, with product MHAKTWIALLSAAALLPVAQPRAEDVVTANYSAGTQEVTVSGLILAGGCAFASDAAFQSIDFGSYSKSYFDAHASTPPVAIGLRLTCSSEEALGRLQLRFEADSGVSAASNSALDSGIPGLMIPIEFEGKPVDFAANGGLVDFPDTAFVSDATEIDFKVSASLAKTSPEAVVGTGTILKTMTIRIEYH from the coding sequence ATGCACGCGAAGACCTGGATCGCCCTCCTCTCGGCTGCCGCCCTGCTGCCCGTCGCCCAACCGCGGGCCGAAGACGTCGTCACGGCAAACTACTCCGCGGGCACGCAGGAAGTGACCGTGAGCGGCCTCATTCTTGCGGGCGGTTGCGCCTTTGCGTCCGACGCCGCGTTCCAGTCGATCGACTTCGGGAGCTACTCGAAGTCGTACTTCGACGCGCATGCGTCGACGCCGCCCGTCGCGATAGGGCTGCGGCTCACTTGTTCTTCGGAAGAGGCGCTCGGTCGACTGCAACTGCGCTTCGAAGCCGACTCGGGCGTTTCCGCCGCGAGCAACTCGGCGCTCGACTCCGGGATTCCGGGCCTCATGATCCCGATCGAATTCGAAGGAAAGCCCGTCGACTTTGCCGCGAACGGAGGGCTCGTCGACTTCCCCGACACCGCCTTCGTTTCGGATGCGACCGAAATCGACTTCAAGGTCTCGGCCTCGCTGGCGAAAACCTCGCCCGAGGCCGTCGTGGGAACGGGCACGATTCTCAAAACGATGACAATCCGAATCGAATACCATTGA